From Streptomyces sp. NBC_01754, a single genomic window includes:
- a CDS encoding DEAD/DEAH box helicase, translating to MSTSPEPAAVTPQTTHAPRRTLRPDQQQAVDSGVRGLKRPGSRGHMVSACGTGKTLIALRTAEALDIRFLLVVVPSRDLIGQWAAAARADGRTEALMAVSSLNADKHPVLAETGASSTGSGEYLAYWLAQRAKKNERATVFVTLDSLVRIEEIQHSLFPAPAFDLTVIDEAHRTAGSWDKEWTMVHDSCRIRTERRLYLTATPYEWEAPRLAEAPDARPRPKRTASTVPAWESPSLIASMDDLKVFGPRLHTYSHAEAIEDGVLADYQLLVPTITDTDLRTVLTDPDRAHTGFTPTARRTTALHLAVLKAMTEHDLKHVIVYFQQVADAEDFARQFGHTLRTLPLDQRPSWTAKLSVSSINGNHTPHQRAQLLDRFANADRAVITNAQVLSEGIDLPAVDAIVFASRTESVRRIVQALGRALRKPPTTDVKMASLIIPAYIPPDSDPTDLLDTPFEALWLITAALRHHDQTIAARAPRKTTAHRLDEITHRLLTRRFRFDFTLDPSMIARTMDLLAWPSTGAVLSGPRRAGLAAAVRYHTEHGHLKAPVDYTDAYGYRLGAFIAGQRTAHRRNTLTPDWITELDELGMIWDEHEAAFEGNMTLIEAFHTEHGHLAIPAQDPGGQLLVDQRGLARKGQLPETRHARLTALDADWLLPHGPDWHRKYHLLARHLQTGNDPATLRRDTVIDGVKAGAWLQRQLTTWSTLDDGQRHLLSRLGLTPTHITLTTKTRAKKPTTPARLNTPKTRKRRSFEQTVTLLRAYVERHGRPPGAREGIDVDGERVMIGPWLCKIRTAQKNGQLSESRSQLIQSILNGVSVILPEEERPGFSEIP from the coding sequence ATGTCCACCAGCCCCGAGCCCGCTGCGGTGACGCCCCAGACCACCCACGCTCCTCGCCGTACGCTGCGCCCCGATCAGCAGCAGGCGGTGGACAGCGGGGTCCGCGGGCTCAAGAGGCCGGGTTCGCGTGGGCACATGGTGTCCGCGTGCGGTACGGGCAAGACGTTGATCGCGCTACGGACGGCCGAGGCACTGGACATCCGGTTTCTGCTGGTGGTGGTACCCAGCCGGGATCTGATCGGGCAGTGGGCGGCCGCGGCCCGCGCGGACGGGCGCACCGAAGCACTGATGGCGGTCTCCTCACTGAACGCGGACAAGCACCCCGTGCTCGCCGAGACAGGAGCGAGCAGTACAGGGTCGGGGGAGTACCTGGCGTACTGGCTGGCCCAACGAGCCAAGAAGAACGAGAGAGCGACCGTGTTCGTGACCCTCGATTCCCTGGTGCGGATCGAGGAAATCCAGCACTCCCTCTTCCCCGCTCCGGCCTTCGATCTCACGGTCATCGACGAGGCACACCGCACCGCCGGGTCCTGGGACAAGGAGTGGACGATGGTCCACGATTCCTGCCGGATCCGCACGGAGCGCCGCCTGTATCTGACCGCGACGCCGTACGAGTGGGAGGCGCCGCGCCTGGCCGAGGCCCCGGATGCCCGCCCGCGCCCGAAGCGGACCGCGTCGACCGTACCGGCATGGGAGTCTCCGTCCCTGATCGCCTCGATGGACGATCTGAAGGTGTTCGGCCCGCGCCTGCACACCTACTCCCACGCCGAGGCGATTGAGGACGGGGTCCTGGCCGACTACCAGCTCCTGGTCCCCACCATTACCGACACCGACCTGCGCACCGTCCTGACCGACCCCGACCGCGCGCATACCGGCTTCACCCCGACCGCGCGCCGGACGACCGCCCTGCACCTGGCCGTCCTCAAAGCGATGACCGAGCACGACCTCAAGCACGTGATCGTCTACTTCCAACAGGTTGCCGACGCCGAAGACTTCGCCCGCCAATTCGGCCACACCCTGCGCACCCTCCCACTCGACCAACGCCCCTCCTGGACCGCGAAGCTCTCCGTTTCCTCGATCAACGGCAACCACACCCCCCACCAGCGCGCGCAACTCCTCGACCGCTTCGCGAACGCCGACCGCGCTGTGATCACCAACGCCCAGGTCCTCTCCGAGGGCATCGACCTGCCGGCCGTCGACGCCATCGTCTTCGCCTCCCGCACCGAGAGCGTGCGCCGCATCGTCCAGGCCCTGGGCCGCGCCTTGCGTAAACCCCCCACCACCGACGTGAAGATGGCGAGCCTGATCATCCCCGCCTACATCCCACCCGACTCCGACCCCACCGACCTCCTCGACACCCCCTTCGAAGCCCTCTGGCTGATCACCGCCGCGCTACGTCATCACGACCAGACCATCGCCGCCCGCGCCCCCCGCAAGACCACCGCGCACCGCCTGGACGAGATCACCCACCGCCTGCTCACCCGCCGGTTCCGCTTCGACTTCACCCTCGACCCCAGCATGATCGCCCGCACAATGGACCTGCTGGCCTGGCCTTCTACCGGCGCGGTGCTCTCGGGACCCCGCCGCGCCGGCCTGGCCGCCGCTGTCCGGTACCACACGGAACACGGGCACCTGAAGGCCCCGGTCGACTACACCGACGCCTACGGCTACCGCCTGGGAGCCTTCATCGCCGGCCAGCGCACCGCCCACCGCCGAAACACTCTCACCCCCGACTGGATCACAGAACTCGACGAGCTCGGCATGATCTGGGACGAGCACGAAGCCGCCTTCGAAGGCAACATGACCCTCATCGAGGCCTTCCACACAGAACACGGCCACCTCGCCATCCCCGCTCAGGATCCCGGCGGCCAGCTCCTCGTCGACCAACGCGGCCTCGCCCGCAAAGGCCAACTCCCCGAAACCCGCCATGCGCGCCTTACCGCCCTCGACGCCGACTGGCTTCTGCCCCACGGACCCGACTGGCACCGCAAGTACCACCTCCTGGCTCGACACCTCCAGACCGGAAACGATCCAGCGACTCTGCGCCGCGACACGGTAATTGACGGCGTGAAAGCTGGCGCCTGGCTGCAGCGCCAGCTCACCACCTGGAGCACTCTCGACGACGGCCAACGCCACCTCCTATCCCGCCTGGGCCTCACTCCTACGCACATCACCCTCACAACGAAAACGAGGGCGAAGAAGCCCACCACTCCCGCCAGACTCAACACCCCCAAGACCAGAAAGCGCCGCTCCTTCGAACAGACCGTCACACTGCTGCGCGCCTACGTGGAACGGCACGGCCGTCCTCCTGGTGCCCGGGAGGGGATCGACGTCGACGGAGAGCGAGTGATGATCGGCCCCTGGCTCTGCAAGATCCGCACTGCCCAGAAGAACGGTCAACTCTCCGAGAGCAGAAGCCAGTTGATTCAGAGCATCCTCAACGGAGTCAGCGTCATTCTTCCCGAAGAGGAGCGCCCTGGATTCTCAGAGATCCCGTAA